Proteins found in one Kluyveromyces marxianus DMKU3-1042 DNA, complete genome, chromosome 2 genomic segment:
- the MRX12 gene encoding Mrx12p produces the protein MYGFRRQLHLTTRVLNKAVPKQWTESVQRLLSNQSLSENLPKSQYQEIGCLEPYEIANRFKVMLEQNPRISFDERVNIHNKLIEEMTRYDFAVAAIHSKELQKISAQLSIPAFIEVLRNNPGRVKSSWEFFEENYNLVKKSDQALVSVIEKLVYFDPVDIQDGKSKMTVQDLARTICLISLLEEKSSLPQHIWEKIILNAIQTKSSIVLPIIFEGIPNHYEIPLPLDLAEITDYQIISLLSKRNLDSLFKDNKELFVKYFSLLGVNDTIHLTEDEIQAYDALNKELKRLKKCVEIDLQTPELPKLKTQESFDEIVSYIISSELDKNELDWARMMLRYLGLHKGDTKMALKLYHEYLMAYPSHSGDLMYEMFLCFAYQSFVGSNDKLLQVAETLVPSDIDSKTRVNILRALILVNSKSDPHQSLQIFNNNIQNTSKEKNPITEISDSALLVEALILAFLRNKDRDFAHVIFEGAAREKIIDGPTSVKRIKNILTLYGESIEQDQCQKVMDEEIERVLKAL, from the coding sequence ATGTACGGGTTTAGAAGGCAATTACATTTGACGACTAGAGTATTAAATAAAGCAGTTCCAAAACAATGGACTGAATCGGTTCAAAGGCTCTTATCGAATCAATCTCTTTCAGAAAACCTACCTAAAAGTcaatatcaagaaattggATGTCTAGAACCTTATGAAATAGCAAATAGATTCAAGGTGATGCTAGAGCAAAATCCTAGGATCTCTTTCGATGAAAGAGTAAATATTCATAACAAGTTGATAGAAGAAATGACAAGATACGATTTTGCTGTTGCAGCTATTCATTCCAAAGAACTTCAGAAAATATCAGCGCAGTTGTCTATACCTGCATTCATTGAAGTTTTAAGAAACAATCCAGGCAGAGTTAAGAGCTCTTGGGAATTCTTCGAAGAAAATTATAATTTAGTGAAGAAATCAGACCAAGCTTTGGTATCGGTGATAGAAAAGCTTGTTTATTTCGATCCAGTTGATATTCAAGACGGAAAATCTAAGATGACAGTTCAAGACCTTGCAAGAACTATTTGCTTGATCTCTTTattagaagagaaaagTAGTTTACCTCAACATATATGGGAAAAAATAATTCTTAACGcaattcaaacaaaatcCTCCATTGTCCTTCctattatttttgaaggGATTCCAAATCATTACGAAATCCCATTACCCTTAGACCTTGCGGAAATTACGGACTATCAAATCATCAGTTTATTATCTAAAAGAAATTTGGATTCACTATTCAAGGACAATAAGGAGTTGTTTGTTAAATACTTTTCATTACTTGGTGTAAATGATACAATACACCTTACAGAAGACGAAATCCAAGCATATGATGCGCTGAACAAGGAACTAAAGCGCCTTAAAAAGTGTGTAGAGATCGATCTTCAAACACCGGAACTCCCTAAGCTCAAAACTCAAGAGTCgtttgatgaaattgtgTCCTATATCATATCATCAGAATTAGATAAAAATGAGTTGGATTGGGCAAGAATGATGTTAAGGTATTTAGGTTTGCATAAAGGTGATACCAAAATGGCATTGAAACTATATCATGAATACTTAATGGCTTATCCTTCGCATTCTGGCGACTTAATGTATGAAATGTTCTTGTGTTTCGCCTACCAGAGCTTTGTAGGCTCAAATGATAAATTACTTCAAGTGGCAGAAACGCTAGTTCCATCTGATATTGACAGTAAAACAAGGGTCAATATTCTACGTGCGTTGATTTTGGTGAATTCTAAGTCTGATCCTCATCAAAGTTTGCAGATTTTCAATAATAACATTCAAAATACcagtaaagaaaagaatcCTATTACTGAGATTTCAGATTCTGCTTTGCTAGTTGAGGCTCTTATATTAGCATTTTTAAGAAACAAGGACAGGGATTTCGCCCACGTTATTTTTGAAGGGGCTGCAAGGGAAAAGATCATTGACGGACCAACGTCTGTTAAGAGAATTAAGAATATATTAACTTTGTATGGCGAAAGTATTGAACAGGATCAATGTCAGAAAGTtatggatgaagaaattgaaagGGTGCTAAAAGCGCTTTAG
- the MPP10 gene encoding rRNA-processing protein MPP10, with the protein MHEFVELLKTNPVGLLSQEVLESREPLSVVKGYFDQVIQLNKNDTESKTTLDEIVVDGLDANQVWWQSKIVLDNTQAGLMHKISSLSVHDGESNEEDSEEDSEEDDEQEEDNEDAAPVGSDDELSNGFSAEEEEEEEEDNDEAASDDEGKVSATESLQLNNEENENINDDSDSGLEDEKFEEAQESREAIEDKFGINDTFFNLDEFNKQTLEEENNTNQGNSDEEIDYFGDIPSEEEEEAIYYDDFFDKPKEKQEIGKVSKKSSENSRSQKGKEQEENESFDESEYEDAMEEAKLDLFADEDDYNGSDAEDNAQPLSTFERQQLEIQRQIQKLEEEAVAEKKWALKGEVKARDRPEDALLTEDLEFERTAKPVPLITSEVTESLENMIRRRIKEEDFNDLQRRVITDVSGFKSKPKFELSDVKSSKSLAEIYEDDFKGVTEDVEISEELQKSHDEISELYKDLTYKLDALSSAHFIPKPIKKDLEVRVQTAAISMEDAQPLTMSNASTLAPQEIYKVGKSENANEITLKNGVVMSRDELTREDKNRLRRAVKRKRSKLSSKMAEQPKKKNKKDEVLETLSKSKNITVIDKKGAKTDIKGNVKKDNSSNSINFKL; encoded by the coding sequence ATGCACGAgtttgttgaacttttgaaaacaaaccCAGTTGGATTACTTTCGCAAGAAGTTCTGGAGTCCAGAGAACCACTAAGTGTCGTGAAAGGATACTTTGACCAGGTCATTCAGCTTAATAAAAATGATACAGAATCTAAAACCACACTAGATGAGATTGTTGTCGATGGTTTAGATGCAAACCAAGTTTGGTGGCAATCTAAAATCGTGCTAGATAATACACAAGCTGGATTAATGCACAAAATCTCTTCATTATCTGTCCACGATGGTGAGAGTAACGAAGAAGATAGCGAAGAAGATAgcgaagaagacgatgagCAGGAAGAGGATAATGAGGACGCAGCACCTGTCGGATCCGACGATGAGTTATCAAATGGCTTTtctgcagaagaagaagaagaagaagaagaagataatgaTGAAGCAGCTTCAGATGATGAAGGCAAGGTTTCTGCTACTGAGTCTTTGCAACTTaacaatgaagaaaatgagaatATAAATGATGATAGTGATTCAGGATTGGAGGATGAAAAATTCGAAGAGGCCCAAGAGTCTCGTGAGGCAATCGAAGACAAATTTGGTATCAATGAtacatttttcaatttagATGAGTTTAACAAGCAgactttggaagaagaaaataacaCAAACCAAGGTAAtagtgatgaagaaattgattACTTTGGTGATATACcatctgaagaagaagaagaggctATTTATTATGATGACTTTTTTGATAAAccgaaagaaaaacaagaaatagGAAAGGTGTCAAAGAAGTCTTCCGAGAACTCTCGCTCACAGAAGGGGaaggaacaagaggaaAATGAATCATTCGACGAGAGTGAGTATGAAGACGCTATGGAAGAGGCTAAACTAGATCTATTTGCTGACGAAGACGATTACAACGGGTCAGATGCCGAAGATAATGCCCAACCGCTATCCACGTTCGAACGCCAACAACTGGAGATTCAAAgacaaatacaaaaacttgaagaagaagcggttgctgaaaaaaaatgggCTCTCAAGGGTGAAGTGAAAGCTCGTGATCGTCCAGAGGATGCTCTTCTTACTGAAGATTTGGAATTCGAACGTACTGCCAAACCGGTTCCATTGATAACAAGTGAAGTAACAGAGTCTTTAGAAAATATGATTCGTCGGagaattaaagaagaagacttCAATGATTTGCAGCGCAGAGTCATTACTGACGTTTCTGGTTTCAAGAGTAAACCAAAGTTCGAGTTGAGTGATGTTAAATCATCTAAATCTTTGGCTGAAATATACGAGGATGATTTCAAGGGAGTAACGGAAGACGTAGAGATTTCTGAAGAACTACAGAAGAGCCATGATGAAATTTCAGAACTTTATAAGGATCTAACTTACAAATTAGACGCATTATCTTCTGCTCACTTCATTCCTAAACCAATTAAGAAAGATCTTGAAGTCAGAGTACAAACTGCTGCTATCTCTATGGAAGATGCACAACCACTAACAATGTCTAATGCTTCAACGTTGGCTCCTCAAGAAATATATAAGGTAGGAAAATCCGAAAATGCCAACGAAATAACTTTGAAGAACGGTGTAGTGATGTCCAGAGATGAATTAACCCGTGAAGATAAGAATAGGCTACGTAGAGCTGttaagagaaagagatcTAAGTTATCTTCTAAAATGGCAGAGCAacctaagaagaagaataagaagGATGAAGTTCTTGAAACTTTAAGCAAATCTAAGAACATTACAGTCATCGACAAAAAAGGTGCTAAAACTGACATCAAAGGTAACGTTAAGAAGGACAACTCATCTAATagcatcaatttcaaactATAG
- the GPI14 gene encoding glycosylphosphatidylinositol-alpha 1,4 mannosyltransferase I — MNKHVFWLLFASLLLRIGFFAYGIFQDANFEVKYTDIDYFVFHDAAGYVFNGESPYLRDTYRYTPLLSWLLLPNYYTQWIHMGKIFFILFDLITGAIIIKLLDGTCQLKKQLCLASIWLLNPMVITISTRGNAESVLCFLILCSFYFLKRNELVLAGLFYGLSIHFKIYPIIYALPIALFIFLSAKSGRIMRLITIGLSTLIGLLVPTYAMFKIYGTEFVKHSYTYHFARTDHRHNFSIWNFVLLLESADIRLFDKVEFAKFAFVPQLLLCAALPYLLFKSPNFETMLNVTFLQTFAFVTFNKVCTSQYFIWYMVLLPFYLANTTLNWKNGAICILAWIASQAVWLSQAYRLEFLGQNVFFPNLLIGNVIFFLSNVYLLDIYLSDIKLRSRPSPHELEKKKN, encoded by the coding sequence ATGAATAAACATGTATTTTGGCTGCTATTTGCATCCTTGCTACTGCGAATTGGCTTTTTTGCTTATGGTATATTCCAAGATGCAAATTTCGAGGTGAAATATACTGATATCGATTACTTTGTTTTCCATGACGCTGCGGGCTACGTTTTCAATGGAGAGTCACCATATCTGAGAGACACTTATAGATATACCCCACTTTTAAGCTGGTTGCTTTTACCCAACTATTATACACAATGGATTCATATGGGaaagatcttcttcattttatttgatTTAATTACTGGTGCTATCATCATAAAACTACTTGATGGTACTtgtcaattgaagaaacaattGTGTTTAGCATCTATCTGGTTATTAAATCCAATGGTTATAACCATTAGTACCAGAGGAAATGCAGAATCTGTACTTTGTTTCCTGATCCTTTGCtcattttatttcttgaaaCGTAATGAGCTAGTTTTAGCTGGTTTATTTTATGGTCTTTCAATTCACTTCAAGATTTATCCGATAATATATGCCTTACCTATTGCTCTATTCATATTTTTGTCTGCAAAGTCGGGGAGGATTATGAGACTTATAACCATCGGACTGTCAACACTTATAGGGTTGCTCGTACCAACATATGCTATGTTCAAAATTTACGGCACTGAATTTGTGAAACATTCGTATACATATCATTTTGCGAGAACAGATCATAGGCACaatttttctatttggaACTTTGTTCTACTTTTAGAGTCTGCGGATATACGTCTATTCGACAAGGTGGAATTCGCTAAGTTTGCATTTGTTCCACAACTGCTCTTGTGCGCGGCACTTCCATATCTCTTGTTTAAATCCCCAAATTTCGAAACAATGCTTAATGTCACATTTTTACAGACATTTGCATTTGTAACGTTTAACAAGGTTTGTACTTCGCAATACTTTATATGGTACATGGTACTATTGCCATTCTATCTCGCAAACACAACGctaaattggaaaaatggCGCTATTTGCATTTTAGCATGGATTGCATCACAGGCAGTTTGGCTTTCACAAGCCTATAGACTTGAATTCTTAGGTCAAAATGTCTTCTTCCCGAATCTCTTAATAGGGAATgtcatattcttcttaaGTAACGTCTACTTATTGGACATCTATCTGTCAGATATTAAGTTGAGATCAAGACCTTCTCCTCATGAattagaaaagaagaagaattaa
- the AVT1 gene encoding Avt1p: MAEPDPEREPLKTLSSSSPGQVHYVSIPINKNRQLAGSNDFQNFGVGSSDTPTQYHGQGIRRRTSILDQPIGSFKGVNSLNRFATSFQRANSFRAIDIRPDRERSFIDPDGEESYDPNTLGPSYNGRKLSFAITGPGQVSIRPSIADLYGAVSRKNSVIQSSGGFTPSGVLENPIDDSDGLQSVLSNDSTGPYHLPDYSFHDSGNALGPEEDSIVLKQVETRTGKVITVIAGQSTGPQTIFNSINVLIGIGLLALPLGLRHAGWVLGLPLLAIFAFATFCTAQLLSRCLDADPTMTTYGDLAFAAFGPTGRALISFLFTMDLLGCGVALIILFGDSLNALFPEYSVNFFKIVAFFVVTPPAFLPLSVLSNISLLGILSTIGTAIIIVFCGLVKQTAPGSLLQPEPTSLWPKSFKEFCLSLGLLSACWGGHAIFPNLKCDMRHPEKFTSCLKTTYRITIFTDIGIAIVGFLMFGDQVLNEITRSVLLTPGYPPFVYALISVLLSLIPLAKTPLNSRPIVSIFDSMLNVEHIDESLPSSTKLVKNSVRAFNRIAVNAVFVLIAILLPEFDKIIGFLGAALCFTICFILPCLFYKRICHETITPLETHLCNISIVISAVLSVFGVYASLTS; the protein is encoded by the coding sequence ATGGCAGAGCCGGATCCAGAACGTGAACCATTGAAGACGCTTTCCAGTTCTTCACCGGGCCAGGTGCACTACGTGTCGATTCCCATCAACAAGAACCGTCAACTGGCGGGCAGCAATGATTTCCAAAACTTTGGAGTGGGGTCCTCGGATACACCAACGCAGTACCATGGACAGGGCATCAGAAGAAGGACCTCGATTTTGGATCAGCCGATTGGTTCTTTCAAAGGTGTGAACTCGCTAAATCGGTTCGCCACATCGTTCCAAAGAGCTAATTCGTTTAGAGCCATTGACATCCGCCCTGATAGGGAACGGTCGTTCATTGATCCTGATGGAGAAGAGTCTTACGACCCGAATACATTAGGGCCCTCTTACAATGGTCGAAAGCTTTCCTTTGCGATTACTGGGCCGGGACAAGTGTCTATCAGGCCTTCCATTGCGGATTTGTATGGAGCAGTGTCGAGGAAAAATAGCGTGATACAAAGTTCAGGAGGATTTACGCCCTCAGGCGTCCTCGAGAACCCAATTGACGATTCTGACGGACTGCAAAGCGTGTTGTCCAACGACTCCACAGGACCTTATCATCTACCGGACTACAGTTTCCACGATTCAGGGAACGCATTGGGCCCCGAAGAGGACTCGATTGTGTTGAAACAGGTAGAGACTCGGACCGGTAAAGTGATCACCGTTATTGCGGGTCAATCCACCGGACCACAGACAATCTTTAATTCCATCAATGTGTTGATTGGGATCGGTCTTTTGGCTCTTCCGCTAGGACTCAGGCACGCAGGGTGGGTATTGGGCTTACCACTGCTGGCCATCTTCGCATTCGCAACATTCTGCACCGCGCAACTTCTATCAAGATGTCTAGACGCAGACCCAACTATGACGACATACGGTGACTTGGCATTCGCTGCGTTTGGCCCAACCGGACGTGCCCTGATCTCATTTTTATTCACTATGGACTTACTCGGATGTGGTGTCGCTCTTATCATTCTCTTCGGGGACTCATTGAATGCTCTATTCCCTGAATATTCGgtcaacttcttcaaaattgtCGCATTCTTTGTTGTCACCCCACCAGCATTTTTACCATTGAGCGTGTTGTCAAATATTTCGTTATTGGGCATTCTCTCCACCATTGGAACCGCCATAATTATCGTCTTCTGTGGTCTTGTTAAGCAAACTGCACCCGGCTCATTGTTACAGCCAGAACCAACATCGTTGTGGCCAAAatcattcaaagaattttgCCTTTCTCTAGGATTGTTGAGTGCTTGTTGGGGTGGCCACGCTATTTTCCCAAATCTTAAATGTGATATGAGGCATCCAGAGAAGTTCACAAGTTGTTTGAAAACAACTTACCGCATAACAATTTTCACAGATATCGGTATCGCTATTGTTGGATTTTTGATGTTCGGCGATCAAGTTCTTAACGAAATCACAAGAAGTGTGCTATTAACTCCAGGATATCCTCCATTTGTCTATGCACTAATTTCCGTACTTCTATCTCTAATCCCGCTGGCAAAGACACCACTAAACTCAAGACCAATCGTGTCTATCTTTGATTCGATGCTAAATGTGGAACACATTGACGAAAGTCTGCCATCATCGACAAAATTAGTTAAAAATTCTGTTAGAGCGTTTAACAGAATTGCAGTGAACGCAGTATTTGTCCTTATTGCAATCTTGTTGCCAGAATTCGATAAGATCATAGGATTTCTTGGAGCTGCATTGTGTTTCACCATCTGTTTCATTTTGCCTTGTTTGTTCTATAAAAGAATATGCCACGAAACAATCACCCCCTTGGAAACACATTTATGCAATATTTCAATTGTAATTAGTGCTGTACTATCAGTTTTCGGTGTCTATGCATCTTTAACCTCTTGA
- the SKI6 gene encoding exosome non-catalytic core subunit SKI6 — protein sequence MSRFEIYSPEGLRVDGRRWNELKSFNCSINTHPNAADGSSYLEQGNNKIITLVTGPQEPSSKGQVNVKQAKLSVTINQTKFAKMERSKSSHKNERRILEWQTSLVRTFEKSLMLHLYPRTSIDIQIHVLQLDGGILGAMLNGMTLALIDAGIAMYDFISGVSVGLYDTTPLLDLNSLEENAMSSVTIGTVGKTEKLSLLMVEDKIPLDRLESVMAIGIAGTHRIRDLMDKELRKHGKRRVGNSSN from the coding sequence ATGTCACGTTTTGAAATATACTCTCCGGAGGGTCTACGTGTAGATGGTCGTCGTTGGAATGAACTTAAAAGCTTCAATTGCTCTATAAATACCCACCCCAATGCCGCAGATGGCTCTTCATATTTGGAGCAAGGTAACAATAAAATTATAACTTTGGTAACAGGGCCCCAAGAACCTTCTTCCAAAGGTCAAGTCAATGTGAAACAAGCCAAATTATCAGTAACTATAAATCAGACAAAATTCGCtaaaatggaaagaagtAAATCCAGTCATAAAAACGAGAGACGTATTTTAGAATGGCAAACGTCACTTGTACGTACTTTTGAGAAGAGTTTGATGTTGCACTTATATCCTCGTACCTCAATCGATATTCAAATTCATGTTTTACAACTAGATGGTGGAATTCTTGGAGCTATGCTCAATGGTATGACTTTGGCACTAATAGATGCTGGTATTGCTATGTACGATTTTATAAGTGGCGTGTCTGTGGGATTGTACGACACCACTCCTCTTCTAGATTTAAACTCATTAGAAGAAAATGCAATGAGTAGTGTCACTATAGGAACTGTTGGTAAGACAGAGAAACTATCATTATTAATGGTTGAAGACAAAATTCCTTTAGATAGACTTGAGAGCGTCATGGCTATAGGAATAGCTGGTACTCATAGAATCAGAGATCTAATGGATAAAGAGCTAAGGAAGCACGGAAAGAGGAGAGTTGGAAATTCATCCAACTGA
- the NOC3 gene encoding Noc3p has translation MGRKRSQKEIQERLAKRRKEADALLETGVFQVEDTDGLENAMPSKTSWDDEEQDYELKPRTMKGQDTENTVEGLPIKRDGKVERKMIKVQTKPTNEEESESEDDEAKTRGTLTTEDEEEDNDDDTPDTEETIIELKETIAELVEKIMEEAEENTAALTRLRKMAGSKNPNTAKFSMLALVPLFKSIIPGYRIRPLTELEKKEKVSKEVARLRNFEQNLVVNYKAYIDLLTRLSRTPNNDTPINVNLGNLATNAAIELTSSSMHFNFRGELLTIIIRRICKPNPSADPFFHKAVKVLEEILNEDEEGNVSVDVVRILSKVLKTRNYNVDESVINVLLSLDILHDYDPNTKREEEVKMKLRKKDRVHLSKKERKARKERKQIEEEMRAAEQAVSAEEREKNQAEILKLTLALYLNILKSDITSLVGAVLEGLAKFGHMANFDLLGDFLVVMKELIANAELDNLSSAEVRKVLLCIVTAFSLVSSHTHMKLSMDLSAFVDALYAVLPYLSFDADIEFSHKTLRLADPLNNELVKPSVNVSTKAELLLKALDHVFFRSKSGTKQRAAAFTKRIYMALEHTPEKTSIALLKFLEKLTTKYPEVLGLYSTDDRIGNGEFHIETDSPTRSNAEAAMIWENSLLVKHYCPSVVKGVKALLHKSQEKR, from the coding sequence ATGGGTAGAAAAAGATCTCAAAAGGAAATCCAAGAAAGGCTAGCAAAGCGGAGAAAAGAAGCTGATGCCCTTCTTGAAACCGGTGTGTTCCAGGTGGAAGATACGGATGGTTTAGAGAATGCTATGCCTTCTAAGACATCATGGGATGATGAGGAGCAAGACTATGAATTAAAACCTAGAACCATGAAGGGTCAGGATACTGAAAACACCGTCGAAGGTCTACCGATCAAGAGAGATGGTAAAGTTGAGAGGAAGATGATCAAAGTGCAGACCAAACCTACGAATGAGGAAGAATCTGAATCCGAGGATGATGAAGCGAAGACTCGTGGTACATTGACAACtgaagatgaggaggaAGATAACGATGATGATACCCCAGATACAGAAGAAACTATCATagaattgaaggaaacTATAGCAGAGCTTGTAGAGAAGATTATGGAAGAAGCGGAAGAAAATACAGCAGCTTTAACCCGTCTACGTAAGATGGCAGGTTCAAAGAATCCAAATACCGCAAAATTCTCCATGTTAGCATTGGTTCCGCTTTTCAAAAGTATTATCCCAGGTTATAGAATTAGACCGTTGACCgaacttgaaaagaaggaaaaggtATCGAAAGAGGTTGCAAGGTTGAgaaattttgaacaaaatctTGTCGTGAACTACAAAGCATATATTGATCTATTGACTAGATTATCTCGTACACCTAATAACGATACTCCTATCAATGTGAATTTGGGTAACCTAGCGACTAATGCAGCTATTGAATTGACATCTAGCTCTATGCATTTCAACTTCAGAGGGGAATTGCTCACTATAATAATTAGAAGAATCTGTAAACCAAACCCTTCTGCTGatcctttttttcataAAGCTGTTAAGGTATTGGAAGAGATTTTaaacgaagatgaagaaggtaaCGTTTCGGTCGATGTGGTAAGGATATTGTCTAAGGTTTTGAAGACAAGAAACTATAATGTCGATGAGTCTGTCATTAATGTACTCCTATCATTAGATATTCTACATGATTACGATCCAAATACCAAAcgtgaagaagaagttaaaatgaaattaagaaagaaggacAGAGTTCATCTatcaaagaaggaaaggaaagcaagaaaagagaggaaacaaattgaagaagagatgaGAGCAGCGGAACAAGCAGTTTCTGCGGAAGAAAGGGAGAAGAATCAAGCTGAAATCCTAAAGCTAACTCTTGCATTATACCTAAACATCCTAAAATCTGATATCACAAGTTTAGTTGGTGCTGTGTTAGAAGGTTTAGCTAAATTTGGTCATATGGCAAATTTCGATTTACTAGGTGATTTCTTGGTTGTTATGAAAGAATTAATAGCTAACGCCGAACTTGACAACCTTTCTTCTGCTGAGGTTCGTAAGGTGTTATTGTGTATTGTTACCGCATTTTCTCTTGTTTCCAGTCATACCCATATGAAATTGTCTATGGATCTATCGGCATTTGTGGATGCCTTATACGCTGTTCTTCCGTACCTCTCATTTGACGCAGATATTGAGTTTTCTCATAAAACTTTGAGATTAGCAGATCCTCTCAACAATGAATTAGTTAAACCATCTGTCAATGTCTCCACAAAAGctgaacttcttttaaaaGCATTAGAtcatgttttcttcagATCAAAATCTGGtacaaaacaaagagcTGCTGCTTttacaaaaagaatatatatgGCCTTGGAACATACTCCAGAAAAGACGTCGATTGCTCTTCTAAAGTTCTTGGAAAAGCTAACTACCAAATATCCAGAAGTACTAGGTTTATATTCTACGGATGATAGAATAGGAAATGGTGAATTTCATATTGAAACAGATAGTCCAACAAGAAGTAACGCAGAGGCGGCTATGATCTGGGAAAACAGCCTCCTTGTAAAGCATTACTGCCCATCTGTAGTAAAGGGTGTCAAGGCATTGTTGCACAAGtcacaagaaaaaagatag